The Takifugu rubripes chromosome 7, fTakRub1.2, whole genome shotgun sequence genome has a segment encoding these proteins:
- the myh14 gene encoding myosin-10 isoform X1, whose protein sequence is MSKATGGGANDVTRFLYSGVGPGSPASNSSFSAASQADWAAKRLVWVPSEKHGFESASIREERGDEVEVELTDSQRRVTLSREEVQRMNPPRFSKVEDMADLTCLNEASVLHNLRERYYSGLIYTYSGLFCVVVNPYKNLPVYTESIVEMYRGKKRHEMPPHIYAISEAAYRSMLQDREDQAILCTGESGAGKTENTKKVIQYLAHVASSHKGSTLGRNKDAIQMDGSRSLTRGSTLANRHMQFGELEKQLLQANPILEAFGNAKTVKNDNSSRFGKFIRINFDVAGYIVGANIETYLLEKSRAIRQAKDERTFHVFYQMLCGTSEELKEELLLGSVDEYRFLTCGSIPVPGQSDSENFTQTMDSMAIMGFTPEENISMLKVISAVLQFGNISFMKEKHHDQASMPDNTAAQKLCHLLGINVLEFTRAILTPRIKVGREYVQKAQTKEQADFAVEALAKATYERLFRWLVHRINRALDRRQRQGASFIGILDIAGFEIFQLNSFEQLCINYTNEKLQQLFNHTMFILEQEEYQREGIEWNFIDFGLDLQPCIDLIEKSAHPPGVLALLDEECWFPRATDRSFVEKLSAEQGSHPKFFRSKQPRGEVDFSIIHYAGKVDYKADDWLVKNMDPLNDNVASLLHQSSDHFVSELWKEDIQTLPRVYFFDSYATLQASGSDMDRIVGLDQVSSGDSSGPVTFGAGGLKTKKGMFRTVGQLYKESLTKLMATLRNTNPNFLRCIIPNHEKRAGKLAPHLVLDQLRCNGVLEGIRICRQGFPNRVPFQEFRQRYEILTPNAIPRTFMDGKQASELMIKALELDHNLFRVGQSKVFFRAGVLAHLEEERDLKITDTIIRFQSISRGYLARKAFMKRQQQLSALRVMQRNCAAYLKLRNWQWWRLFTKVKPLLQVTRQDEEIQVRESQLLKAKENLNQVEVNYTELEKKHVQLLEEKAVLADQLQTEAELLAEAEDMRARLASRKQELEEVISELETRLEEEEERGVQLNNERKKIQQIVQDLEEQLEEEESARQRLLLEKVTLDTKVKSLETDLMNAVEQRDRLSKEKKNFEERLSEVTDQLTEEEEKSKSLNKLKNKQEAIIADLEERLKREEQSRLEQEKWKRKMENEAVDAQDQLSDLGMVLADLRGSLAQKEKEITTLQGRLEEEGARRAEAQRALKEALSQVSELKEEVENERLSKDRAEKQKRDMSEELEALKTELEDTLDTTAAQQELRSRRETELHDLQRCVEEETRHHEAQLSEMRLKHSAAIDGLQEQLDNSKRARQSLEKAKALLEEERQNLTSELKSLQTGRMESERGRKRAESQLQELSARLAQADREREDREERVQKLQSEIETVSSTLSSSETKSLRFSKEVNSLESQLNDAKESLQDETRQKMTLATRVRALEEEKNGLMERLEEEEERSKELSRQIQTLSQQLAELRKQSEEVNSAVETGEEMRRKLQRELDSAVEKERQKEEEKERVERQRERLREEIEDLTLALQRERQNCVALEKRQKKFDQCLAEEKAVSTRLAEERDRAEADSREKETKYLALSRALQDVQDQRDELERVNKQLRLEMEQLVNQQDDVGKNVHELERNCRTLETEAQNLRVQTQELEEELSEAENSRLRLEVTLQALKAQFEREISTAEEKGEEKRRALSKQVRELEIQLEEERSQRSQAMSSRKQLDAELQESEAQLETASRGKEEAMKQLRRLQGQMKEILRELDDTKLSREEIIAQSKDGEKKMQTLEAEVLHLSEELAVSERQKRQAQQERDELADEMVNSSSGKTALSEEKRRLEARVGQLEEELEEEQSNSELMSERLRKNALQMETLAVQLQGERTLAQKAEAARDQLEKQNKELKTRLTDLEGVVRGKHKLSVAALEAKIESMEEQLEQERQERAIANKLVRKAEKKLKEALMQSEDERRHADQYREQLDKSMVRLKQLKRQLEEVEEENSRSNAQRRKLQRELEELSDSGQSMTREITTLRNQLSVPDWRTDKRAPLPLSMRGRRALVDDFSLENSDSEELPASPTPSSGLPRTPTPSSEHSQDPGQPAHSVNNTE, encoded by the exons ATGTCCAAGGCCACAGGGGGCGGTGCCAACGATGTCACCCGCTTCCTGTATTCGGGGGTGGGACCCGGTTCGCCCGCCTCCAATTCGTCGTTCTCCGCCGCCAGCCAGGCCGACTGGGCAGCAAAGAGGCTGGTGTGGGTGCCCTCAGAGAAGCACGGCTTTGAG TCGGCCAGTATCCGGGAGGAGCGCGGCGATGAGGTGGAGGTTGAGCTGACAGACAGCCAGAGGCGCGTCACATTGTccagggaggaggtgcagaggatGAACCCCCCACGCTTCAGTAAAGTGGAAGACATGGCTGACCTCACCTGCCTGAACGAGGCCTCGGTGCTGCACAACCTGAGAGAGAGATACTACTCCGGCTTGATCTAT ACGTATTCGGGGCTGTTCTGCGTGGTAGTGAACCCTTACAAGAACCTGCCCGTCTACACAGAGTCCATCGTGGAGATGTACAGGGGCAAGAAACGCCACGAAATGCCCCCTCACATCTACGCCATATCAGAAGCTGCCTATCGGAGCATGTTGCAAG ACAGGGAGGATCAGGCCATCCTCTGCAC AGGCGAGTCTGGggctggaaaaacagaaaacacaaagaaagtcATCCAGTATTTGGCTCATGTTGCCTCCTCCCACAAGGGCAGCACTCTTGGCAGGAACAAGGACGCCATACAG ATGGATGGCTCTAGGTCTCTAACGAGGGGCAGCACTTTGGCAAACAGG CATATGCAGTTT GGCGAGCTGgagaaacagctgctgcaggccaACCCCATACTGGAGGCCTTTGGCAACGCAAAGACCGTCAAGAACGACAACTCCTCCAGATTT GGTAAATTCATCCGCATCAATTTTGACGTGGCGGGGTACATCGTCGGTGCCAACATCGAGACCT acctcCTTGAAAAGTCCCGAGCCATCCGGCAGGCTAAAGATGAGCGGACGTTCCACGTCTTCTACCAGATGTTGTGTGGAACGTCTGAGGAGTTGAAGG AGGAGCTGCTCTTAGGAAGTGTTGATGAGTATCGCTTTCTCACCTGTGGGTCCATCCCTGTTCCTGGTCAGAGCGATTCAGAGAACTTCACCCAGACCATGGACTCCATGGCAATCATGGGCTTCACGCCAGAAGAGAACATAT CCATGCTTAAAGTGATCTCTGCTGTGCTCCAGTTTGGGAACATTTCCTTTATGAAGGAGAAGCACCACGACCAGGCGTCCATGCCTGATAACACAGCTGCTCAGAAACTGTGCCATCTGCTCGGCATCAACGTGCTGGAGTTCACCCGCGCCATCCTCACTCCCAGGATTAAAGTGGGTCGAGAGTATGTGCAGAAGGCCCAGACCAAAGAGCAG GCTGACTTTGCCGTTGAGGCGCTGGCCAAGGCCACATACGAGCGTCTGTTCCGATGGCTGGTTCACAGGATCAACAGAGCTCTGGACCGCAGACAAAGACAAGGAGCCTCCTTCATTGGAATCCTGGATATCGCTGGGTTTGAAATCTTCCAG tTAAACTCTTTTGAGCAGCTGTGCATCAACTACACCaacgagaagctgcagcagctcttcaacCACACCATGTTcatcctggagcaggaggagtacCAGCGGGAGGGAATCGAGTGGAATTTTATTGACTTTGGCCTGGATTTGCAGCCCTGCATTGACCTCATTGAAAAATCc GCTCACCCCCCTGGTGTTCTGGCCCTGCTGGACGAGGAGTGCTGGTTTCCCCGGGCAACGGACCGCTCATTTGTAGAGAAGCTCTCTGCGGAACAAGGCAGCCATCCAAAGTTCTTCCGATCAAAACAGCCACGCGGGGAAGTAGATTTCTCTATCATCCACTATGCTGGCAAG GTGGATTATAAGGCAGACGACTGGCTGGTGAAGAACATGGATCCACTGAACGATAACGTGGCTTCTCTTCTCCACCAGTCATCTGATCATTTTGTTTCAGAACTTTGGAAGGAAG ATATTCAAACGCTTCCTCGCGTCTACTTCTTTGACTCCTATGCCACGCTACAGGCCAGTGGCTCCGACA TGGACAGGATTGTGGGTCTGGACCAGGTGTCATCAGGAGACAGCAGCGGGCCGGTCACATTCGGAGCAGGAGGTCTGAAGACAAAGAAGGGAATGTTCAGAACTGTCGGACAACTTTACAAGGAGTCTCTCACCAAACTGATGGCCACACTGAGGAACACCAACCCCAACTTCCTCCGCTGCATAATCCCGAACCACGAGAAGCGG GCGGGTAAACTGGCTCCCCATCTGGTTTTGGACCAGCTGAGGTGTAATGGTGTTTTGGAAGGGATCCGTATCTGCCGACAAGGCTTCCCGAACCGCGTCCCCTTCCAAGAATTCAGACAAAG ATACGAGATCCTAACTCCCAATGCGATTCCTCGAACCTTCATGGATGGCAAACAAGCATCGGAGCTGATG ATCAAAGCTTTGGAGCTGGATCACAACCTGTTCAGAGTGGGTCAAAGCAAAGTCTTCTTCCGCGCAGGAGTCCTGGCTCATCTCGAAGAAGAGAGAGATTTAAAGATTACTGACACGATCATACGGTTCCAGAGCATCTCTAGAGGTTACCTCGCCCGCAA AGCCTTTatgaagaggcagcagcagctaagTGCCCTGAGGGTGATGCAGAGGAACTGTGCTGCCTACCTCAAATTGCGGAACTGGCAATGGTGGCGGCTCTTCACTAAG GTGAAGCCCCTGCTTCAGGTGACGCGGCAAGATGAGGAGATCCAGGTGAGGGAAAGCCAGCTGCTGAAAGCCAAGGAGAATCTCAACCAAGTAGAGGTGAACTACACAGAGCTGGAAAAGAAGCATGTTCAG ctgctggaggagaaggcgGTGCTGGCGGATCAGCTGCAGACGGAAGCGGAGCTGTTAGCAGAGGCAGAGGACATGAGGGCCAGGCTGGCCAGTCGcaaacaggagctggaggaagtgatcAGTGAGCTGGAGACgcgactggaggaagaggaggagagaggagtgcAGCTGAACAACGAGAGGAAGAAGATACAGCAGATCGTCCAG GACCTGGAAGAGCAattggaagaggaggagagtgctcggcagcgcctcctgctggagaAGGTTACGTTAGACACCAAAGTTAAGAGCCTGGAAACTGACCTGATGAATGCTGTTGAACAAAGGGACCGACTTAGCAAG gagaagaaaaactTTGAGGAGCGTCTGAGCGAGGTGACGGATCAActcacagaagaagaggagaaatccAAAAGTCTGAATAAACTTAAGAACAAGCAAGAGGCCATTATTGCTGACCTAGAGG AACGTCTAAAGCGGGAGGAGCAGAGTCGCCTGGAGCAGGAGAAATGGAAAAGGAAGATGGAGAACGAGGCCGTGGATGCCCAGGACCAGCTGTCAGACCTGGGCATGGTGCTTGCTGATCTGAGGGGCAGTCTGGctcagaaggagaaggaaatcaCCACATTGCAGGGCCG CTTGGAGGAGGAAGGGGCCCGTCGCGCAGAAGCACAGCGAGCACTCAAGGAGGCTTTGTCCCAGGTGTCCGAACTcaaggaggaagtggagaatGAACGCTTGTCAAAAGACAGGGCGGAGAAACAGAAGCGCGACATgagtgaggagctggaggctttGAAAACTGAGCTGGAGGACACGCTGGACACGACGGCCGCCCAGCAGGAGCTAAG GTCTCGAAGGGAGACAGAGCTTCATGATCTCCAGAGGTGTGTTGAGGAAGAGACACGTCACCATGAGGCGCAGCTGTCAGAGATGAGGCTCAAACACAGCGCTGCCATAGATGGTCTGCAGGAACAGTTGGACAATAGCAAGAGG GCACGCCAGTCGCTGGAAAAAGCCAAAGCCCTGTTGGAGGAAGAGAGGCAGAACCTGACATCCGAACTGAAGAGCCTGCAGACAGGTCGgatggagagcgagagaggccgCAAGAGGGCTGAGagtcagctgcaggagctcagcGCCCGACTGGCTCAGGccgacagagagagggaggacagggaggaacgggtgcagaagctgcag TCGGAGATCGAGACTGTTTCCAGCACTTTGTCCTCCTCTGAGACAAAATCCCTTCGCTTCTCCAAAGAGGTCAACAGTCTGGAGAGTCAGCTGAACGATGCCAAG gaATCGCTGCAGGATGAAACCCGACAAAAGATGACTCTGGCCACTCGGGTGCgagcgctggaggaggagaagaatggACTGATGGAAAGGcttgaagaagaggaggagagaagcaaAGAGTTGTCTCGGCAGATCCAGACTCTTAGCCAGCAG CTGGCTGAGCTACGCAAGCAGTCGGAGGAGGTCAACAGTGCCGTGGAGACCGGGGAGGAGATGCGTAGGAAACTCCAGAGAGAGCTGGACAGCGCCGTCGAGAAGGAGcgacagaaggaggaggagaaggagcgagTGGAGCGGCAGAGGGAGCGACTGAGGGAGGAGATCGAGGACTTGACGCTCGCCCTGCAGAGGGAGCGGCAGAACTGCGTGGCCCtggagaagaggcagaagaaatTCGACCAG TGTTTGGCAGAGGAGAAGGCGGTGAGCACGCGGCTGGCCGAGGAGCGAGACCGAGCCGAAGCCGACAGCCGAGAGAAGGAGACCAAATACCTCGCGCTTTCCCGAGCCCTGCAG GATGTCCAGGACCAAAGGGACGAGTTAGAGAGGGTCAACAAGCAGCTCCGCCTGGAAATGGAACAGCTTGTGAACCAGCAGGATGATGTGGGCAAGAAT GTCCACGAACTGGAGCGGAACTGCCGGACCTTAGAAACAGAAGCTCAGAATCTGCGAGTTCAGacacaggagctggaggaggagctgtcggAGGCGGAGAACTCCAGGCTGAGGCTGGAGGTCACCCTGCAGGCGCTGAAGGCTCAGTTCGAGAGGGAGATTAGCACTGctgaagagaagggggaggagaagaggagagcacTGAGCAAACAG GTGAGGGAGTTGGAGatccagctggaggaagagaggagtcAGCGCTCTCAGGCCATGTCATCCAGGAAGCAGCTggatgcagagctgcaggaatcGGAGGCACAGCTGGAAACAGCCAGCCGTGGAAAAGAAGAGGCCATGAAGCAGCTGCGGCGGCTCCAG GGCCAAATGAAAGAAATTCTGCGCGAGCTGGACGACACCAAATTGTCCCGCGAGGAGATTATCGCACAGTCCAAAGACGGCGAGAAGAAGATGCAGACGCTGGAGGCAGAAGTGCTGCACTTGTCTGAG GAGCTGGCCGTATCCGAGAGGCAGAAGAGACAGGCGCAGCAGGAGAGGGACGAGCTGGCGGATGAGATGGtcaacagcagctctgggaa GACGGCGCTGtctgaggagaagaggaggttGGAGGCGCGCGTTggccagctggaggaggagctggaggaggagcagagcaactCCGAACTGATGTCAGAGAGGCTACGGAAGAACGCTCTGCAG ATGGAGACTCTGGcggtgcagctgcagggagaGAGAACCTTGGCCCAGAAAGCAGAGGCTGCCCGGGACCAGTTGGAGAAGCAGAACAAGGAGCTGAAGACCCGCCTGACAGATCTGGAGGGAGTGGTGAGGGGCAAACACAAGCTCAGCGTCGCCGCCCTGGAGGCCAAGATTGAGTCAATGGAGGAACAACTGGAGCAGGAAAGACA GGAACGAGCTATTGCCAACAAACTGGTGCGAAAGGCAGAGAAGAAACTGAAGGAGGCATTGATGCAATCTGAGGACGAGAGACGCCACGCGGACCAGTACAGAGAACAG ctgGATAAGTCGATGGTGCGtctgaagcagctgaagaggcagctggaggaggtggaggaggagaactcCCGCTCCAACGCCCAGAGAAGGaagctgcagagggagctggaggagctgagcgaCAGCGGCCAGAGCATGACGCGCGAGATCACCACGCTCCGCAACCAGCTCAG CGTCCCTGACTGGAGAACAGATAA GCGCGCTCCTCTGCCGCTCTCCATGCGTGGACGCAGAGCTCTGGTCGACGACTTCTCGCTGGAGAACTCGGACTCGGAGGAGCTTCCCGCCTCGCCCACGCCCTCGTCCGGGCTCCCGAGGACCCCGACTCCCTCCTCGGAACACAGCCAGGATCCTGGACAACCAGCCCACAGCGTCAACAACACCGAGTGA